One window from the genome of Dyadobacter sp. CECT 9275 encodes:
- a CDS encoding ring-cleaving dioxygenase has translation MKTLINGLHHITALASDAQRNVDFYVGVLGLRMVKKTINFDAPDVYHLYYGDETGSPGSILTFFPYAGLQRGRKGGGQLTYTAFSIPTASLSYWMDRLTHFGVPFAGPYQRFNESYLRFEDFDGMGVELVANGIDKRPGWDNGKIPAEYSVRGFYTATLNEFNVDRTVSLLTDVMQHKLIAEETDLFRFEAPNGGPGSYVDVLRSPKDVRALQGAGSVHHIAFATETDETQLEIRENLFGAGFNPTEVLDRNYFHSIYYREPGGILFEIATNPPGFAVDEKVTELGSALKLPEWYEPRREKIEAGLPPIVAIAK, from the coding sequence ATGAAAACGCTCATAAATGGCTTGCACCATATCACCGCACTGGCAAGTGACGCACAGCGCAATGTAGATTTTTACGTAGGAGTTTTAGGGCTGAGGATGGTTAAAAAGACGATCAATTTTGATGCTCCTGATGTATACCATTTATATTATGGCGATGAAACAGGTTCTCCTGGTTCTATCCTTACCTTTTTTCCTTATGCAGGTCTTCAGCGTGGACGTAAGGGTGGCGGGCAGCTAACCTATACCGCGTTTTCTATCCCTACTGCTTCTTTGAGTTACTGGATGGACAGGCTGACTCACTTTGGAGTACCCTTTGCAGGTCCTTATCAGCGATTTAATGAAAGTTATCTGCGGTTTGAGGATTTTGACGGTATGGGTGTAGAGCTCGTTGCTAACGGTATTGATAAAAGGCCGGGCTGGGATAACGGAAAAATTCCGGCAGAGTATTCCGTTCGTGGCTTTTACACAGCAACCCTGAATGAATTTAATGTAGACAGGACTGTTTCTCTGCTTACAGACGTCATGCAGCATAAACTGATCGCGGAGGAGACTGATCTGTTCAGATTTGAAGCACCCAATGGCGGACCCGGTTCGTATGTAGATGTTTTAAGATCTCCCAAAGATGTCAGGGCTTTGCAGGGAGCGGGTTCGGTACACCATATAGCATTTGCCACTGAAACGGATGAAACACAACTTGAAATAAGGGAGAATCTCTTCGGTGCAGGGTTTAATCCGACGGAAGTTTTGGACCGGAATTATTTTCACAGTATTTATTACCGCGAACCAGGCGGAATATTATTTGAGATCGCGACGAATCCTCCTGGCTTTGCAGTGGATGAAAAAGTGACGGAACTGGGAAGTGCCCTGAAATTGCCTGAATGGTACGAGCCAAGAAGAGAAAAAATTGAAGCAGGCCTGCCACCGATTGTCGCAATAGCAAAATAA
- a CDS encoding glycosyl hydrolase family 18 protein, producing MKKLLSAIIVVLIFGTGCTQKETEPEKTSPVDNTFRVIGYIHTTDNVATALNAIDLSKLTHINIAFINPDAQGTLTGTANLKAAADLLHSKGIKVMASIGGGNAPSYYSSFLTGEKQQKFIDELVKLAVDNNLDGIDVDLEGNLIDANYESFVTALATALRAQNKLVTAAIATVYAQNLTDKALSQFDFVNLMSYDKTGPWKPSEPGQHAPFEMAQTDLEYWTGTRGLAKEKITLGVPFYGYGFGAGAPESMSFKDLVAFYPGAANIDMVNIAGGSFYYNGIPTIKKKTALAVEKAGGIMIWQILQDAPVPYSLLNTIDAEIKAQ from the coding sequence ATGAAAAAGCTTTTATCCGCTATCATAGTAGTACTTATTTTTGGTACCGGGTGTACTCAAAAAGAAACAGAACCCGAAAAAACATCGCCGGTGGATAATACCTTCCGTGTAATCGGCTATATTCACACCACCGACAATGTTGCAACCGCCCTGAATGCTATTGATCTCTCCAAACTTACCCACATTAACATTGCCTTCATTAACCCCGACGCACAGGGTACCCTCACGGGGACGGCAAATCTGAAAGCAGCTGCTGACCTGCTGCACAGCAAGGGCATAAAGGTAATGGCATCCATAGGCGGAGGAAACGCTCCTTCTTACTATTCCTCCTTTCTGACGGGGGAAAAACAACAAAAATTCATTGATGAACTGGTCAAGCTGGCCGTAGACAATAACCTGGATGGTATTGATGTTGACCTGGAGGGAAATCTTATCGATGCCAACTACGAAAGCTTTGTTACCGCTCTGGCAACTGCACTCAGAGCACAAAACAAACTTGTTACAGCCGCCATTGCTACGGTTTATGCGCAAAACCTGACGGATAAAGCACTTTCCCAGTTTGACTTTGTAAATTTAATGTCCTACGACAAAACCGGCCCCTGGAAACCCTCTGAGCCAGGACAGCATGCGCCATTTGAAATGGCACAAACAGATCTGGAATACTGGACCGGTACACGCGGCCTGGCAAAGGAAAAAATTACCCTGGGTGTACCATTTTATGGATACGGCTTTGGAGCAGGCGCACCTGAAAGTATGAGTTTTAAGGATCTTGTTGCGTTTTACCCAGGAGCGGCCAATATAGATATGGTCAATATTGCTGGCGGAAGCTTTTATTACAACGGTATCCCAACCATTAAAAAGAAAACGGCATTGGCAGTGGAGAAAGCGGGCGGGATTATGATCTGGCAGATCCTTCAGGATGCCCCTGTACCCTATTCTCTTTTGAATACCATTGATGCTGAGATCAAAGCGCAGTGA
- a CDS encoding TonB-dependent receptor, giving the protein MRLFSTLIIFLVSLSAFAQDRITLSGFVKEQGSRELLPGVNVFIQNTPHGTVTNTYGFYSLTVPAADSATISFSFVGYERKDYRILLNRDTQIDVFLTTINQLEEVVVSARRQEDYVSRSAQMSQVEIPIQQIKKIPAFLGEKDVLKVLQLMPGVQKGTEGQTGLYVRGGGPDQNLIILDDAVVYNASHLFGFFSIFNSDALKSVELTKGGFPARYGGRLSSVLEMNLKEGSKEKLHAEGGIGLISSRLTLEGPLAHKKASFLISGRRTYIDFLAKPLIASQQRGDDSQVKPGYYFYDLNAKLNYDLGTKDKLYLSGYFGRDNFYANEKSSTSTNRAGLDWGNATATLRWNHLLNQKLFVNTSFIFSNFRFGVDSYSNDSDASSTDEFSLRYDSRIRDLGVKADFDFYPSTKHAVKFGGQATFHRFVPSALAISGSFIDDPIKRSVKPVSTVETGLYIEDTWQPLDILKINAGFRVSSFETETKTYVRPEPRFSAALRLARDFSFKASYAQMNQYVHLLSNTGLGLPTDLWVPTTDKVKPQQSQQVAVGFAKDLDRPALTLTLEGYYKDMTHILNYKEGSSFLSVSGENANELSWENNVTAGRGWSYGTEFLIQKKAGRLSGWIGYTLSWTLWKFPELNFGKTFYPRYDRRHDLSIVGIYEINKRITLSATWVYGTGNALTLPVSRYSGISDSFTTITNAEGKTVINWNGPKVTEYGEKNSYRAEPYHRMDVAIQFHKKKKRHERTWEFGLYNAYNRRNPFFYDIEEKKKENGASQNVLKRYSLFPVLPSFSYNFKF; this is encoded by the coding sequence ATGCGTCTATTCTCTACACTGATCATTTTTCTGGTTTCGTTATCGGCTTTTGCTCAGGATCGCATTACACTCAGCGGGTTTGTAAAAGAACAAGGCAGCCGTGAGTTATTGCCTGGTGTAAATGTTTTTATACAGAATACACCACATGGCACCGTCACCAATACCTATGGTTTTTATTCACTCACAGTACCTGCCGCCGATTCTGCCACCATTTCCTTTTCTTTTGTAGGTTATGAACGTAAGGATTACAGGATCCTGCTGAACAGGGATACTCAGATCGATGTTTTTTTAACAACGATTAACCAGCTGGAAGAAGTGGTTGTTTCAGCCAGACGGCAGGAAGATTATGTCAGTCGCTCAGCGCAGATGAGCCAGGTGGAAATCCCCATTCAGCAGATCAAAAAAATACCTGCCTTCCTGGGAGAAAAAGATGTGCTGAAGGTATTACAGCTGATGCCGGGAGTGCAAAAAGGTACTGAAGGGCAAACCGGTCTGTATGTACGCGGCGGCGGCCCCGACCAGAACCTGATCATACTGGATGACGCCGTAGTCTACAACGCCAGCCATTTATTCGGTTTTTTTTCCATTTTTAACAGTGACGCACTTAAGAGTGTGGAACTCACCAAAGGTGGTTTTCCGGCCCGTTACGGAGGCAGACTTTCTTCGGTACTCGAAATGAACCTGAAGGAAGGAAGTAAAGAAAAATTACACGCCGAAGGGGGGATCGGCCTGATTTCCTCCCGCCTGACATTGGAAGGACCGCTCGCTCATAAAAAAGCCTCTTTTCTGATATCCGGAAGAAGAACGTATATTGATTTCCTGGCAAAACCTCTTATCGCCAGCCAGCAGCGGGGTGATGACAGCCAGGTGAAACCGGGCTATTATTTTTATGATCTCAATGCCAAGCTCAATTATGATTTGGGTACCAAGGACAAACTTTATCTGAGCGGATATTTCGGTAGGGATAATTTTTATGCCAACGAAAAAAGCTCAACCTCCACCAACCGTGCCGGGCTTGACTGGGGAAATGCAACAGCTACGCTACGCTGGAACCATCTTTTGAACCAAAAACTCTTTGTCAATACCTCCTTTATCTTTAGCAATTTCAGGTTTGGGGTGGATAGTTACTCCAATGATTCCGACGCCTCCTCCACCGACGAGTTCAGCCTCCGGTACGACAGCCGTATCCGTGACCTGGGGGTAAAAGCAGATTTTGACTTCTACCCTTCCACCAAACATGCAGTCAAATTTGGAGGACAGGCTACTTTTCATCGCTTTGTTCCCTCAGCTCTGGCCATTTCGGGATCCTTTATTGATGATCCGATCAAACGATCCGTTAAACCTGTCAGTACGGTCGAAACAGGCTTGTATATTGAAGATACCTGGCAGCCACTGGACATTCTGAAAATCAACGCAGGTTTCAGGGTAAGTTCGTTTGAAACCGAAACCAAAACTTATGTCCGTCCCGAACCTCGCTTTTCCGCTGCACTCCGGCTTGCCCGAGATTTTTCCTTCAAGGCCTCCTATGCTCAGATGAACCAATACGTCCACCTCTTATCCAATACAGGGCTGGGCCTGCCGACCGATTTGTGGGTACCTACCACGGACAAAGTAAAACCCCAGCAATCCCAGCAGGTAGCGGTTGGTTTTGCGAAAGACTTGGACCGCCCCGCGCTCACACTCACGCTGGAAGGATATTACAAGGATATGACCCATATCCTCAATTACAAGGAAGGCTCGTCCTTTCTGAGTGTCAGCGGGGAAAATGCAAACGAATTAAGCTGGGAGAACAATGTAACCGCCGGGCGAGGCTGGTCCTACGGCACAGAGTTTCTTATCCAGAAAAAGGCAGGCCGCTTGTCTGGCTGGATCGGTTATACCTTGTCCTGGACATTATGGAAATTCCCCGAACTTAATTTCGGCAAAACCTTCTACCCCCGTTACGACCGGCGACACGATTTGTCCATTGTGGGGATATATGAGATCAACAAAAGAATTACGCTTTCTGCAACCTGGGTTTACGGAACGGGCAACGCACTTACACTGCCGGTATCCCGATACTCGGGTATAAGTGACAGCTTTACAACCATTACCAATGCCGAAGGCAAAACGGTCATAAACTGGAACGGCCCCAAAGTGACCGAATATGGAGAAAAGAACAGTTACCGTGCCGAACCGTATCACCGGATGGACGTTGCCATCCAGTTTCATAAGAAAAAAAAGCGACACGAAAGAACCTGGGAGTTTGGTCTCTATAACGCATATAACCGGCGCAATCCTTTTTTCTATGATATTGAAGAGAAAAAAAAGGAGAATGGTGCGTCCCAAAACGTTTTAAAGAGATACTCCCTTTTCCCGGTACTGCCCTCTTTCAGTTATAACTTTAAATTTTAG
- a CDS encoding SMP-30/gluconolactonase/LRE family protein, translating to MIALPALSLLPTLALSQIMDTRSIVAPGAQVEKLGDGFSFTEGPVADQTGNVFFTDQPNNKIIRWDAVTGKFSVFSDAAGRSNGMYFDKKGNLITCADENNQIWSFDKNGKATVLVKDYDGKLLNGPNDLWIAPNGGMYLTDPLYKRDYWKRDPAMQQDGEHVYYLSPDHQKLTRVDDQLKKPNGIIGTADGKKLFVADIGAGKTYVYDINKDGTLANKKLFVEKGSDGMTLDAQGNLYITGDGVTVFDKTGEKIAHFPVHKGWTANLCFAGKNRDILFITAEKAVYGLKMKVKGLK from the coding sequence ATGATTGCGCTACCGGCGCTGTCTCTTCTGCCCACCTTAGCTTTATCTCAGATAATGGATACCCGATCAATTGTTGCCCCAGGTGCCCAGGTTGAAAAACTTGGGGATGGTTTTAGCTTTACCGAAGGCCCCGTCGCTGATCAGACAGGCAATGTATTTTTTACAGATCAACCCAATAACAAAATCATTCGATGGGATGCCGTTACGGGGAAATTCTCTGTTTTCTCTGATGCCGCCGGACGGTCTAACGGCATGTATTTTGACAAAAAAGGGAACCTGATAACCTGTGCTGACGAAAATAACCAGATATGGTCCTTTGATAAAAACGGAAAAGCGACGGTACTTGTGAAAGATTATGACGGGAAACTTCTCAACGGTCCTAACGACCTCTGGATTGCACCCAATGGTGGCATGTACCTGACCGACCCACTCTACAAAAGAGATTACTGGAAGCGAGATCCGGCTATGCAACAGGATGGTGAACATGTTTATTACCTGAGCCCCGACCATCAAAAACTTACCCGGGTGGATGACCAGCTGAAAAAACCCAATGGCATTATTGGTACTGCTGACGGCAAAAAGTTGTTCGTAGCAGACATTGGCGCTGGCAAAACCTATGTTTACGATATTAACAAAGACGGCACGCTGGCCAATAAAAAACTCTTTGTTGAAAAAGGCTCAGACGGAATGACGCTAGACGCGCAGGGGAACCTCTACATCACCGGAGACGGCGTTACGGTTTTTGACAAAACTGGTGAAAAAATCGCTCATTTTCCTGTACACAAGGGCTGGACAGCCAATCTCTGTTTTGCAGGTAAAAACCGGGATATACTTTTCATCACTGCCGAAAAAGCGGTATATGGTCTCAAAATGAAAGTAAAGGGTTTAAAATAA
- a CDS encoding alpha/beta hydrolase, protein MKKISLLLLTLISLPVLAQNGVVKESVKIKSEILGKEMKYNIYLPADYEKTNRSYPVLYLLHGYSDDETGWTQFGAVEHIADKAIAGGDAPPMIIVMPDAGVTFYMNSYDGKAKFEDYFIQEFMPHIESTYRIRQKKEFRAVAGLSMGGFGTMLLATKHTDLFAAAAPLSGAFWTDDEIANMPAERWSSVFLPLFGPLAQGKSRLSPHWYANSIFKIIETAPLDKLKSVKYYIDCGDDDFLVKGNMALHSALLDKAVPHEFRIRDGAHTWQYWRTSLPEVLKFVGQSFHR, encoded by the coding sequence ATGAAAAAAATCTCTCTGCTGCTGCTAACCCTTATATCCCTTCCTGTTCTTGCACAAAACGGGGTGGTAAAGGAAAGCGTTAAGATCAAAAGTGAAATACTGGGTAAGGAAATGAAATATAACATATACCTCCCCGCTGATTATGAGAAAACCAACCGGAGTTATCCAGTTTTATATCTCCTGCATGGATATTCCGATGACGAAACGGGCTGGACACAGTTTGGAGCCGTAGAACATATTGCCGACAAAGCCATTGCCGGCGGAGATGCTCCGCCGATGATCATTGTGATGCCCGATGCCGGTGTCACTTTTTACATGAACAGCTACGATGGCAAAGCTAAATTTGAAGATTATTTCATCCAGGAATTTATGCCGCATATTGAAAGCACGTACCGAATCAGGCAGAAAAAAGAATTCAGGGCCGTAGCAGGCTTGTCTATGGGCGGATTCGGAACCATGCTTCTTGCCACCAAACATACCGATCTGTTTGCCGCTGCTGCACCTTTGAGCGGCGCTTTCTGGACAGATGATGAAATTGCTAATATGCCTGCAGAACGCTGGAGCAGCGTCTTTTTACCACTGTTTGGTCCGCTTGCGCAAGGCAAATCCAGACTTTCGCCGCATTGGTATGCCAATTCCATCTTCAAAATCATAGAAACTGCTCCGCTAGACAAACTGAAATCCGTAAAATATTACATTGACTGCGGTGACGATGATTTTCTGGTGAAAGGAAATATGGCGCTCCATTCGGCTCTTCTGGATAAAGCGGTTCCCCATGAGTTCAGGATACGCGACGGAGCCCATACCTGGCAATACTGGCGTACCTCCCTGCCCGAGGTTTTAAAGTTTGTGGGCCAAAGCTTTCACAGATAA
- a CDS encoding threonine aldolase family protein, which produces MIIDLRSDTVTKPTLEMKQAMWEAEVGDDVFGDDPTVKALQEKAAAMFGMEEALFCSSGTMTNQLAIRVHTQPGSDVICDQNSHIYLYEGGGIMLNAFSSVKLLSGDKGRISAAQVKEAISPADDIHATVTRLVSLENTMNKGGGCYYDFQEVKEIRKVCLDHGIPLHLDGARLFNALVETGETPQQYGAVFESISICLSKGLGCPVGSLLLGTRQMIAKARRFRKVMGGGWRQAGFLAAAGIYALDHHVDRLKEDHIRAREIGNILKSKPEVQEIFPIDTNIVIVRLVPEMPAVDFINQLAAKGILAVTFGKGLIRFVSHLDFTDNHLQEMRKRLLF; this is translated from the coding sequence ATGATCATAGACTTACGCAGCGACACGGTCACAAAACCCACCCTTGAAATGAAACAGGCTATGTGGGAGGCAGAGGTAGGGGATGATGTATTCGGCGATGACCCCACTGTAAAAGCTCTGCAGGAAAAGGCAGCGGCAATGTTTGGTATGGAAGAGGCTCTTTTTTGTTCGTCGGGAACCATGACCAACCAATTGGCGATCAGGGTGCATACGCAGCCGGGAAGTGATGTGATCTGTGACCAAAATTCACATATCTACCTCTATGAAGGTGGAGGGATTATGCTGAACGCTTTTTCATCTGTCAAACTTCTGAGCGGAGATAAGGGCAGGATCAGCGCAGCTCAGGTGAAAGAGGCGATCAGCCCCGCAGATGATATCCACGCGACGGTTACCCGGTTGGTATCTCTGGAGAATACCATGAACAAGGGGGGTGGTTGTTATTATGACTTTCAGGAAGTGAAAGAGATCCGTAAAGTTTGTTTAGATCATGGAATACCTTTACACTTAGACGGCGCCCGCCTTTTTAATGCGCTTGTGGAAACCGGAGAAACACCGCAGCAGTACGGTGCAGTATTTGAGAGTATCAGTATCTGTCTGTCAAAGGGATTGGGATGTCCGGTAGGATCTTTGCTTTTAGGTACCCGTCAGATGATTGCAAAAGCCAGGCGTTTCAGGAAAGTAATGGGCGGCGGCTGGCGGCAGGCTGGTTTTCTGGCTGCCGCCGGTATATACGCCCTGGATCATCACGTAGACAGATTAAAGGAAGATCACATCAGAGCCAGGGAAATCGGGAATATTTTAAAGTCTAAACCCGAAGTGCAGGAGATTTTCCCTATAGATACTAATATCGTCATTGTGCGGCTTGTTCCTGAAATGCCAGCAGTGGATTTCATCAATCAGCTTGCGGCAAAAGGGATCCTGGCTGTCACTTTTGGGAAAGGCCTGATCCGTTTTGTGAGCCATCTTGATTTTACGGACAATCACCTCCAGGAAATGCGAAAAAGGCTCCTTTTCTGA
- a CDS encoding DUF1398 domain-containing protein — translation MEFIELTEDLIKSVEQKSAGQPYPYLVKNLKEAGVDNYVVKVGNHKTTYTSINSEKLIIPGDIPEIECAETFELENVKAAVKRTQDGITDYVTFLRELGAAGIHSYVADLSGMKVIYQGPNSEYEYEEVIPEV, via the coding sequence ATGGAATTTATCGAATTAACGGAAGACCTGATCAAATCTGTGGAACAGAAATCTGCTGGTCAACCCTATCCTTATCTGGTCAAAAACCTAAAAGAGGCAGGTGTTGACAATTATGTAGTGAAAGTTGGCAACCACAAAACCACTTATACATCCATAAATAGTGAGAAACTTATTATTCCGGGAGATATTCCGGAAATCGAATGTGCCGAAACATTTGAACTTGAGAATGTAAAAGCAGCCGTTAAGCGCACACAGGATGGTATTACCGACTACGTTACCTTTCTGAGGGAACTGGGAGCAGCGGGTATACATAGCTATGTGGCAGACCTGTCGGGGATGAAAGTAATCTACCAGGGCCCTAATTCGGAGTACGAATATGAGGAGGTTATTCCCGAAGTATAA
- a CDS encoding Gfo/Idh/MocA family protein yields the protein MSSRRDFIQKLSFGFGLTAISDLTFRPDNPPAFRPADKQLRVALMGLGGYANIVAKAMQDCKMATIAGIVSGTPSKIETWKQKYNIPDKNIYNYETVGELKNNPDIDLVYITTPNSLHHKHVLQIAAAGKNVLCEKPVADNAKQAREMIAACKKANVRFYIGYRLHFEPHTKEVIRMREAGEFGKIMHVNNYMGFKIGDPTQWRLKKALAGGGALMDVGVYSLNGARYATGEEPVWVTAQETKTDPVKFAEVDETILFQLGFPSGAIANCGCTYNFNNTERLYINGDKGFAELSPAFGYGPIKGRTHLGPLNQPVVMHQTLQMDGIADIILNNKPDPHVTGEEGLKDMIVIDAIYESIRKGGAKIFINK from the coding sequence ATGAGCTCCCGTCGCGATTTTATTCAAAAATTATCATTTGGTTTTGGACTGACAGCAATTTCTGATCTGACGTTCCGCCCGGACAATCCACCTGCCTTCCGTCCGGCAGACAAGCAGCTACGCGTCGCCCTGATGGGCCTGGGAGGGTACGCCAACATTGTAGCCAAGGCTATGCAGGATTGTAAAATGGCAACCATTGCCGGCATCGTATCGGGAACGCCCTCGAAAATAGAAACCTGGAAGCAGAAATATAATATTCCGGATAAGAATATCTACAATTATGAAACGGTAGGTGAACTCAAGAACAATCCCGACATTGACCTCGTTTATATTACCACACCCAATTCGTTGCATCACAAGCACGTGCTACAGATTGCAGCAGCGGGCAAAAATGTGCTATGTGAAAAACCCGTGGCCGACAACGCCAAACAGGCAAGAGAAATGATTGCCGCCTGCAAAAAAGCGAATGTCAGGTTTTACATTGGCTACCGTTTACATTTTGAACCCCATACCAAAGAAGTGATCCGGATGCGGGAGGCCGGGGAATTCGGTAAAATTATGCACGTCAACAATTATATGGGCTTCAAAATTGGCGACCCTACACAATGGCGGTTAAAAAAAGCGCTTGCCGGAGGTGGTGCGCTTATGGACGTTGGCGTTTATTCTCTTAACGGTGCGCGCTACGCTACCGGCGAAGAGCCTGTTTGGGTAACCGCTCAGGAAACAAAAACAGATCCTGTGAAATTTGCTGAAGTAGACGAAACCATTCTTTTTCAGCTTGGCTTTCCAAGCGGCGCCATTGCCAACTGCGGATGTACCTATAATTTCAACAATACGGAGCGCCTTTATATCAATGGCGACAAGGGTTTTGCCGAGCTGAGCCCTGCGTTTGGTTATGGCCCCATTAAAGGGCGCACACATCTTGGACCGCTGAACCAGCCTGTTGTTATGCATCAGACACTTCAGATGGACGGCATTGCTGATATTATCCTCAACAACAAGCCCGATCCACACGTCACAGGCGAAGAAGGATTAAAGGATATGATTGTAATTGATGCGATTTATGAGTCGATCAGGAAGGGAGGAGCAAAAATATTTATCAATAAATAA
- a CDS encoding DUF4249 domain-containing protein: MKLAPYLLLFLVILSGCESLVTEVPNAELPSTESKLVVQCFISPQTTRINVTVSESVPLFGESDAQGNVIDNATVKISDGTREIIIPYDPASLLYTIDKPPFQIVPNGRYTLTVTDGKRTATGTCTVPQNQALIKSYEIDTVYNHDYPGDTAVKVKMTWGDIPGQANYYRVRASMYVEYTIARGTTLENLTRQRVRNRFSFDWDDTIGRNNFQSDVNLDGETFDSPSGYVSMPTTAVYDFGNGNKFVVRPNWKILSISFFVLNTDEAYYKYHRSLELRGNGENPFAEPTIIYNNIAGGLGCFAAYNSSVLVYQP; encoded by the coding sequence ATGAAACTGGCTCCCTACCTGCTGTTATTTCTGGTGATACTTTCCGGTTGCGAATCACTGGTTACCGAGGTACCCAATGCTGAACTGCCCAGTACCGAATCCAAGCTGGTTGTTCAATGTTTTATTTCCCCACAGACCACCAGGATCAATGTTACCGTCAGCGAATCGGTCCCACTGTTTGGGGAATCGGATGCGCAGGGAAACGTAATTGACAATGCCACGGTTAAAATTTCGGACGGCACCAGGGAAATCATCATTCCGTACGATCCGGCAAGCCTGCTTTATACCATTGACAAACCACCGTTTCAGATCGTGCCTAACGGGCGCTATACACTGACGGTAACGGACGGTAAACGCACCGCAACAGGCACTTGTACGGTGCCTCAGAATCAGGCGCTTATTAAAAGTTATGAAATAGATACTGTATACAATCACGACTATCCGGGCGATACTGCGGTTAAAGTAAAAATGACCTGGGGAGATATCCCCGGACAGGCCAATTACTACAGAGTAAGGGCATCCATGTATGTGGAATATACCATTGCCAGAGGTACCACCCTCGAAAATTTAACAAGACAAAGAGTGAGAAACCGGTTTTCCTTTGACTGGGATGATACCATTGGCCGAAACAATTTCCAGAGTGACGTCAACCTGGACGGAGAGACTTTTGATTCGCCATCGGGCTATGTTTCCATGCCAACTACCGCTGTTTACGATTTCGGAAACGGGAACAAGTTTGTAGTGAGGCCCAATTGGAAAATACTCTCGATCAGCTTTTTCGTGCTCAATACTGACGAAGCCTATTACAAATATCATCGTTCGCTCGAACTCAGGGGAAATGGTGAAAATCCTTTTGCCGAACCAACCATCATCTATAACAACATTGCCGGCGGACTGGGATGTTTTGCCGCTTACAATAGCTCGGTACTGGTATATCAACCCTGA